catacaaagtttgtggaaacgagacacgctgtcttcctagaggatgaaatgatgagggggagcatggtagcttgagaaattgaccttgaagagaagtgggtgtatgcacccactccaatgattcatgagttatttttctcactacctattATCGctacaccgacagtgcaagacactgtggtgccagcacctgttgttattctgcctgtggcaacaatgaatgacgatgaggaacctatttttaggatcctatagaacctattgccacacatgagagggagcaacaacagcctcaagcAGAAGATGtgtcaaatgtggaggcccctagaaggtctcaaagagttataaaatcagttattcctgctgactatgaagtatacaacactgaggaatttaaaatagaggatgatcccaccttatttgaagaagccatgagaagtgatcattcatcaaagtggcttgaggtcaTGAAAGAttaaatgaaatcaatgaatgccaataaagtttaggacttggacataattcctaaaggagccaaaacagtaggctataaatgggtcaaCAAAAccaaacttgactctcaagggaatatagagagatataaagcgcgacttgtagcaaaaggctttacgtaaagagaagggattgattacaatgagacattttctccagtctcatgtaaagattccttcagaatcataatgacattagtggcacattacgatttagaattacatcagatggatgtaaagacgacatttctcaacagagacttggaggaaaatatttacatggcacaaccgaaaggttttgtcatggaaggaaaagaacgaataggatgccacctaaagaaatccatttatggattaaaacaagcttcaagacagtggtacttgaagtttgattagacaataaggaattttaggtttaaatagaatgttgaggacaattgtgtctatgcaaagtttaagaatgggaagtttatcttccttgtcctgtatgtggacgacatcttacttgctagtagtgatgtcagtctactactggagacaaagaagtttttgtccttaaaatttgatatgaaagatcttggtaaagTCCCGtttgttctagggatcgagattcaccgagatagaagaaaaggggtattatgactgtcacaaaaggtatacatagaaagaatcttaaagaaattcagtatgcacaaatgtagtccctcacttgctcctataatcaagggcgacagatatggagatttttaatgccctaggaaccaatatgagattgatcaaatgaaagcggttctatatgcttcagctgttggaagcttgcaatatgctcaagtatgtatgcgccctgatttgcatttgttaccaggttacttgacagattccaaagcaatcctagaacagaacactggaaattagtaaagaaagtcttacgttatttgcaaggaacgaacggcctcatgatgatgtatagaagatctaattcactctatatagtgggatatttagattctgattatgcgggagatgatagaaaatccacgtctagatatgtattcactctcgcagagggagctatttcatagaaaagctcaaagcaaaccgtcactacatcgtccataatgtatgcagagattgtagcgtgttatgaggcaacgggacaggtgaactggctaaagaagttcatacccggtttgaaggtggttgacgacatctatagaccacttaagttatactgcgataataatccggcagtacagtatgctcacaacaataagtcaagtggcgctaccaaacacattgacataaagtattatgttgtgaaaaataaagtccgggatcatgtcataagtcttgagcatataagtaccgaaaagatgttcgcggatccgcttacaaaaggcttaccacccaacgtattcagagaacatgtaaccggcatgggtttaaggaaaagcctataactcctgaacaaaagaaggcccaaagttaagtatctattttagaacagagtggtgtgttgtaggtgttaaatctatcggcaattgaccgtgacgatgaaacatgctctacgcgctaatctataatggaatgaacaaaaataaatgatatgaaattgaaagatggtaggagatcaaggagtagattgttagattgatctcaatCCCAAACTgagcccaacggcccagttgggcctttgatccgtgccctgatcgggggcgcccagcccactatggctggaggccccctgtcacactgcgcaataaatagaggtgggggctgACGGCTCAAgttacgaggttcgcctgagccgagcacCTCACCGACACCTAAACCCTAAACCTGATCTAGAGGGAGCATAGCCAGTGACggaaagccaccagccgcgccgccaccggactccactgccttcaccgccagtcgccaccgcgcatcaccgacgtcgtcttcaccgaccgtcgctgccctagcgtaGACATTGACTCCATGGCGGATGTAAGTGGATCTTCCTCCactgcggtgtcaggtttgacacgtccatcttttacctctccctttctctcgaTTTACCTACTGTTACTGCTTTAGTAGACGTTCTAGGATTCATGATACTATTCAACAGCAAGTACCCAGCTAGATCTATGCTCCTAGTGATACTATAGGTATAACAATGCTTGTGCGAGCTAAGATTTGTATCAATCGAATTAATCCTCCAAAGATTTGTATTCACAGGCcttgttcggcttacctcatatttggcttgttcggcttcttttttcagccggaacggtgtttttctctcacgacaattcagtcggaacagtatttttcagccagtttcaaccaagtttcagaccagcgaacaggaCCATAGAGGTGTGTATGTAATACTACATGCATTTTTTACATGAATGATGCATCATCATTTGGTGGTTCTGAATGTTGTTGCCTAGTGAATCCGCTTAGTACGATGCATAGTGCACCATATGCAATATCCAACATGAAatgctccctccatcccaaaaattACAAGTCGTTTTAACTTTTCTGAAGAGTCAAAACATCTCGAGattgactaaaattatataatAAAACAATAACACTTACGATATCAAATATTTATCATTAGgttctttgttaattatattttcatagtatgtctatttaatgtcataaatatttgtagttctcTATAgatttagttaaacttaaaaatTTGGAATGACatgtaatttggaatggagggagcagTTATTTCTGCAGGAATGAAGGAAGGAAGCAGCTAGCTGCAAGATCGACAACCAAAGCATCTGAAGGAATTGAAGCATCGTCACATCAATGACATGTACTAGCTACCACTTAATAGAGGATTTCGAGCAAGCAAGAAGGTATCATTGTCCGTCACTACTTGATGATGGAATACttatatattattacatatatgtatCATCGTCATCGTGGATTCGTGGGCGCTGATCAGATCAGGCAAGGAATCCGAGCTTCTCTCCGTTCTTCTTGGCGAGGCGGATGAGGCCCTGCCGCTGCTTGGAGTCGGCGCCGATGGCCTTGCAGAACTCATTGATGACCTGAAGAGGGGGAGATGAGGACAAGTGACGGAGAGCAGGAGCAGGAACCCAAGAGAGCGACCGACCTGCGAGTGCAGCGCGATTGCCTTCCCCCTGAGCTGGTTGAAGCGTTTGCGGCCGACGATGTTGCGCGTCACCACCACGAGCGGCGCGAACAGCCCCTTGCCCTCGTTCACGTTGCCCATCATCCGCGCCGGCAACCGCAGCGGCCGCGCGCCGGACCGGGGCCGCGCCGACACCGACATCGCCAGCACGGAGGAGTAGGAGTGGTGGTCGTCGCCGGACACGGAGCTGGACCACGTCGGGAGAGCTCGCACCCGGAAGGACACAGCCGCCGCCATGCCCTGTGCGTGCCCTCGCTCGCTCTTGCTAGAGGCTGGCTAAGCTTACCCCGCTCGAACGGCAACGAGAACGTATAGGAGAGAAAAGAGAAGCGCGGAGCTGAAGCTTGGAGGAGTGGTCTGGTGGTGGGTGGTGGTCCAACTCCGAGCCAAGGGATGGATGAAGAGATGGAAGGGAAGGGGAGCCTTGTGGTGGGGAGGAAGCCACACCACACCGGGCGCAGTGGCGACACCGCTTGTGGCTGGCTGGCTGCTTTTTCCGCCAAGAAATCGATCTCCAATTCGCAGCTTTGAAATGTCTGGTGGTCTCGCTCTCAGCAACGACTCCAGCAGATGAGGGGTTTCTGGGCAGCAACCAACGGCCTCTGCCATGCTGACACGTCAGACCCTACCTGAGCACGTGTCATGCTTGCATTGCACGGCCATGTGGCAACAACTTGTCCACCCCCCAGGCTCCAAGGGAGCAGACTTACTACCCTGCTTCAGCAAAATCATTCAGCACAAGCATAGAACCCAACATGGCATAGATGATGCCACGTAATGGCAGTAACTGAACTTGCTGCCCTGTAACAAGATGACATGGACATAATCAAGTATTATTAGGCGTTCTTTCTATGCCTACTCAATCCCGGCCTAATTTAGATGCCAATATATGGCATAGGTTACTAGGTCGCGAGCGTTCGCGTTACTCAGCCTCTGGCAAGGGTCCAAAACATCCACCCTCATTCCCAGCTATCTACACTAATACTAGCTGAGGTGATGATAATGCACCATCAAATACGAAACCAAATCTCCCAgcagaagttgatgtgctcatcTCCAACCAAGTTCAGGCTCCCCGCCTACTTTCGCTTTGCAGCTGCTCTACCCATCCTCCCTGCCAAAAACAAACCATCACACATACATGATTCCCCGTTTACATCCAAAGGAAATGCTTCTTTTAAGCACTGAAAATGGCAACATACTTGGACTCTTGGGATCACGGCAATATCTACTCCCGCACATGCATCGGAATGGTTTACTGGGCCCTTCCACGTCATCAAAATCAATGCCATAATCCTGAAATCACAACTCCAAACATTTATCTTGTGAAATCAGCACCGTGCATGTATTGCCAACAGGGGCCCAAAGAAAAACATGACACTTACCCATGTTAACTCTTCAAATGCCTCCACTTTCTTGTTTGTGAAAAATGCCAGCTGAGCAACACCAATTATTAAACCATTAGCATGTAGTGCACTTGCTCTTTTCACAAACCCATTAAGATCAGCAGATTACTTACATGGTAATAATGATGATCAGGCGTCTCAACTTCAACAGGGATCTGAACTAAATTTGGATCGTAGCATCTAGTCATAGGATATGTTTGTTACCAAAAACGTAGTGGACAGCATACATGAAACACGCAAATTATGGAAGatatttacaaaaaaaaatgaaCAAGTATCCTACATACCGGTGATTGATAAATCGCCCGACGTTCCCATAAAATGAACCATCAAGGCTAAGAGCCTCTTCATCCCTCAATACACCTGAACCCCAACCAGCATCCAGGAGTACTTGATGCATATGCTTAccatttcttgcaatttcaattgcTCTTTCATGCAATTCAGCACTTGTTAGTACCTCTCCAACATATTCACAGACAAAGGCACCTTTTGGGAGATCCTCCACTGTGCGTACTCCCCAGCCTTTACCCTCGCGTGTAAAGAACACCTATACCATGTAATAATGCGACATAAAGGAACAGTTGTTTATGGAACTGAAGCCCGGGTTGCGAGAACAAACAAGAGCCATCAACTAGATAAAATTCAAGAATGGAGCAAAGACGCATGGTAATTTTTTGTGTTTGGGAAGAACTAAGCAATACACATGATAAGCATATAGCAGCACATAAATGAAGGCATTTCAATGCAATGGCAATCCTTTAGAGAAGACCAGAACCAGCAAATATTGCACATTAATAAGCTCTCGATGACTACCATTTAGAAAGGAACATTGCATTGCAAATCTCTTAACATACCTGCAATTTGAATGTTATACCACGCTGAATCACACGGTTTCCACACTGCATGCCACATCCACACTTACTCCAGCATTCTTTAATGAATTTTCTGACAAGATGACCTTTACATGGACCAGGTGAGGCTTCATTCTTAGATCTTTCAAGAGGGCAAACTGTACAGTGAAACCTATGCTGCTCTTGTGGGAAATGATTAACTGAGGTGCATTCATCAAGGAATGTTGGCTTAAGCAGGCCCTCAGGTGTATAGGGGAACTCGCCGCCTGTTACTCTTGAACAAGCACATGGAACTGATGCTGACAAACAGTTGCCAGAACAATCAGCACAACAATCTTCATCACCAATCCGAGCAATAGAGATGTTGACATAAGCATTTTGAAAGACAAGATTTCTTGGTACATAATAAAAGGATGGAGGACAGGTCTCGCTGCCAAATTCATTTACTACAGGTATTCTTACCCGCTCTTCCCCTTTGGATATATCAGTAATATCATGGGTTGTCTTTTGCTTAGAATGAGCCAACTCAGGATCCCAAGTAACAAGTGAATTTTGCAAACAAGGTTCTGAGGCAAACACCGATGATCCACCAGCCGCATTATCATTTATGCCCACAGCAGCCTCACAAGCGATTGGCTTCACAAAAGGAGCAACTACTTCATTATGCAAGCTGCCATCGTCCCTATTAACCTCAGAATGCATAGTGCCCAACTGCACAACAGATTGGCATACCTCACTCATCAGCTTGCCAATAGAAAAATCTGGAGGTAGCACCTTGTATGAGTGAAGGCACTTCTCCTCCACCATTTTGAAAACCTCCTCCATACTAATGCTGAAATTTGAAGAATCCAAGCTGCATTTCAATGACATCTTCACCTCgccattggaggaagaagcaaCGTCAACTTCCACAAAAGATGTCTCCTTAGTATTTTGAACTGTAGACCCTACCCCATTCTTGCACACTGGGGCTGGTCGCAGGCTCCTGCCAAGACTTTGAGCTTGGTTGACTATGCTGCCTCTTGCACCAGAACCTGAAGTTTGTTTTGCAATGTTCAGTTATCATAGTTTTGCACCAAATAGAAGTTTTAGAAAATATACGATTTTTTTGTGCTTTGGGAATTGATCAAAATGGCTAACATTTACAGTGTGCAATAGGACGGGTCTAATGTAACTTTCAGTTTGATTTATACAGCACATAAACACATGTATAAAATGCACAATTCTGCTGAAACTAAAAAAAAGAACGATAAATACAAACATGGACATAGCTTTTGTACAAAAGTAACAGTCTGCAACTTGGGAGGTCCTACTGTAGCATTCAGCTTGGTTTATAAATGAAGCGCATAAACATATGTACAAAATGCACATTCAGCTGAAGCTAAAAGAATGACAAATACAGGCATGGACGCATCTAGTCGTTATAGAACATTGAGAACATGATGTTGAGGACAGCAAGACAAACTTTACCTGAAGATCCATCATTGAGCCGTATGGCATCAGGGCCAGCCAGAAAATCTCGATCCGTCCAAGGGTCACTAACACTGACTTCTGCTATATCAATGTGTGGTTCTGGTTTGGGTTCTCTCACAATGAGAGCATCGTCGAAAGCTAAAGGATATTCATGGCCAGCAGCATGTGGCACTACAGTCAAAGACCTAGTTTGCCGACGACTGGCTTGTGGTGAAGCAGGCAGAGCACCTTGGGTTGAAACAGTGGATTGCTGTGGTCCAGGCTCAAATGGCAGCGGCTCTGGCCTGAAATTAGCCGTGCCCATCCTGGGCCT
This DNA window, taken from Miscanthus floridulus cultivar M001 chromosome 13, ASM1932011v1, whole genome shotgun sequence, encodes the following:
- the LOC136499271 gene encoding protein PROTON GRADIENT REGULATION 5, chloroplastic-like gives rise to the protein MAAAVSFRVRALPTWSSSVSGDDHHSYSSVLAMSVSARPRSGARPLRLPARMMGNVNEGKGLFAPLVVVTRNIVGRKRFNQLRGKAIALHSQVINEFCKAIGADSKQRQGLIRLAKKNGEKLGFLA
- the LOC136499269 gene encoding probable inactive histone-lysine N-methyltransferase SUVR2 isoform X1 is translated as MSSLIQLVQEMHSLEQYYMAAVRLGATAIISAINTNMGGKNTERARKALDAMKELGISRKQATPVLKELLATFDNNWEPIEDEHYRALADAIFARQDNKQTSPSQQGAQAAHAESEPNGSTRDDLQQYVYASHDDTGEDDNETPLVKRPRMGTANFRPEPLPFEPGPQQSTVSTQGALPASPQASRRQTRSLTVVPHAAGHEYPLAFDDALIVREPKPEPHIDIAEVSVSDPWTDRDFLAGPDAIRLNDGSSGSGARGSIVNQAQSLGRSLRPAPVCKNGVGSTVQNTKETSFVEVDVASSSNGEVKMSLKCSLDSSNFSISMEEVFKMVEEKCLHSYKVLPPDFSIGKLMSEVCQSVVQLGTMHSEVNRDDGSLHNEVVAPFVKPIACEAAVGINDNAAGGSSVFASEPCLQNSLVTWDPELAHSKQKTTHDITDISKGEERVRIPVVNEFGSETCPPSFYYVPRNLVFQNAYVNISIARIGDEDCCADCSGNCLSASVPCACSRVTGGEFPYTPEGLLKPTFLDECTSVNHFPQEQHRFHCTVCPLERSKNEASPGPCKGHLVRKFIKECWSKCGCGMQCGNRVIQRGITFKLQVFFTREGKGWGVRTVEDLPKGAFVCEYVGEVLTSAELHERAIEIARNGKHMHQVLLDAGWGSGVLRDEEALSLDGSFYGNVGRFINHRCYDPNLVQIPVEVETPDHHYYHLAFFTNKKVEAFEELTWDYGIDFDDVEGPSKPFRCMCGSRYCRDPKSPRRMGRAAAKRK
- the LOC136499269 gene encoding probable inactive histone-lysine N-methyltransferase SUVR2 isoform X2, with translation MGGKNTERARKALDAMKELGISRKQATPVLKELLATFDNNWEPIEDEHYRALADAIFARQDNKQTSPSQQGAQAAHAESEPNGSTRDDLQQYVYASHDDTGEDDNETPLVKRPRMGTANFRPEPLPFEPGPQQSTVSTQGALPASPQASRRQTRSLTVVPHAAGHEYPLAFDDALIVREPKPEPHIDIAEVSVSDPWTDRDFLAGPDAIRLNDGSSGSGARGSIVNQAQSLGRSLRPAPVCKNGVGSTVQNTKETSFVEVDVASSSNGEVKMSLKCSLDSSNFSISMEEVFKMVEEKCLHSYKVLPPDFSIGKLMSEVCQSVVQLGTMHSEVNRDDGSLHNEVVAPFVKPIACEAAVGINDNAAGGSSVFASEPCLQNSLVTWDPELAHSKQKTTHDITDISKGEERVRIPVVNEFGSETCPPSFYYVPRNLVFQNAYVNISIARIGDEDCCADCSGNCLSASVPCACSRVTGGEFPYTPEGLLKPTFLDECTSVNHFPQEQHRFHCTVCPLERSKNEASPGPCKGHLVRKFIKECWSKCGCGMQCGNRVIQRGITFKLQVFFTREGKGWGVRTVEDLPKGAFVCEYVGEVLTSAELHERAIEIARNGKHMHQVLLDAGWGSGVLRDEEALSLDGSFYGNVGRFINHRCYDPNLVQIPVEVETPDHHYYHLAFFTNKKVEAFEELTWDYGIDFDDVEGPSKPFRCMCGSRYCRDPKSPRRMGRAAAKRK